The sequence GCAAtttatttgtactttgtttAATCTGTAATCTTTCCATGTACTATCAAGAGTTTGAATGAGTAATGAGCcagtaaacaaacaaaataaatttcagAAATGTGGAAATCATATCCTCCTCAAAACACAAATATTCAAAGGTATCAAACTGAAATGCAACATGCTTAATGATAATGTAGACTAATATCGCAAATATGAATTTGactaatgacaatcaaattgTGATACCTTTCGAATCAAGAGGATCAAGCCATGGATAAATCTGGGAGGAGTACAATTTATTCCAACTGCAACAACTTTATTGCATGAGTCAGCAATAGATGCACATTCGATTATCGAATCTCCACTAACTGTACAGACCCCATCTTTCGAATTAAAGGAAAACCAAGCTGgaatatttatattactttcctCAAGAAGCTCAGCATACGCCTGGATTAGCGTTGACAAAAGTTAAGATATTCTAAACAATGCATATTAAGTCAAAAATGCTTGAAGAGATGAATGTTTCCTATGATACTAAAAGGACACATGTTAAACAGCAGTTTTCTACTGAAAGGAGACTTGCAATATCTTCAGCAAAATGCTTGCAGACAAAATGCCATTcagaattttcaaatattaattgaTACCAAAAACACAAATGAGATGCTGAGAAAaggattattttatataaaacatcaaatagCAGCAATGAAGGATCACTTATCACTTATCTCCCACATATCAATAACCGTTCATGATTGGTACCAATTTAATATTGCCAATCAAATTGAAAGCATGAACAGGTGAATGACATCAATAAATCTTTTAAACAGCATTGAAATCTTTCATGAGGCAACTGGATATTGATTGCATATGGGATATAGACTACAGGTACCTGTGCTTCCATTTTATTGGGAATAGTTTCAAAAACTATTAGGTCTGCACCCGATTCTGCAAGAACCTGGAACCTTCTCCTGTGAAAATCCTTCaagttttcttttgtaattgcTTCTCCATAGTCGCCACTACAAATAGCAAAGGAGTCAAATATATACAAGTTtacaatcaaaaatgaaaacaaggcAGTAGTatgtaaaaggaaaaaaaaaaaccaactcaACAACCATACCTATACTCAGAACCATCTGCTAAATATGCTCCATAGCTTCCTATAGAGGCTGCTACCAAAATAGGTTGTTTCATGgaagttaatttattttcattagcaTCACATGAACCTTTTGAATATCCCTTCAGAAATATTTCCCGTGCCTCGCATGCAATTTCAACACTCCTATGCAACAAAGCTTCACTTTCGTGTGTGGAAAAGCCTCTAGATTCAAAACCCTGAATAGTAGCCTAATAACGGAAataaactttattaaaaatctaCTTCAATAGAGGTGGTTGGAAAGAGCGAAAAGGGTACCTGATATGATGCAGAGATGATAATATTTGCACCTGCTTCAAGGTAGTCCAGGTGAACCTGCTTAAATAATATTGGAGATAAAACTTGCTATCCAGTAATAATGCAAagttacacacacttacatacAGTAAAACAGAACAGACAGTGATTCACAAACACCACAACTTGCCTTGAGATcataatcacaagaaaatatAGGTCAGCAACTTGGTTAAGACAAGGCTATCATCTTTAAGAAAGCATGATAACACAACTTCCAAAACTTGTACTGGTTTCTCAATTTTGATATAGACTTGTATGATATAAGCATAGCTACTAACTATACTCTTTAACATTATATACTTAAACTGTGAATATTTCCAAATTTTGACAAGACTCAACCTTTGTTAAGGTCAAGCAAATCTTCAGAAAACTCTGTAGTTTAGCACCCTGAAGTCTTAAGAGTTAAGAGTTTGGTGGTTCTATAATTAAAATTCCATCAATCAAGAAAAGGCTATGAAGTCTGCTCAGTGGATTTTTTCCTCTAGTTATAATTTGTCATTATGAAAAAGAAGTTGATAGGGCAGCAGTCCATAAAATTGTCCTTAGTTTCTCTATTTAGTGCTGTACGAGAGGGAGTAAAAGGGAAACTTGTCATCTGAAAATACTCAACTGCTCGATTAAGTGACTTGAGATAGTGATTTACCTCGCCTAAAACAACATTTGAATGAATCTATttcaaaaactaatttatatgtGCTGGTTAACCTAGCTAAGCCCAACTAAATTTGCATTCTCTTTGTAAAGCTAAGACTGAAAAGGCAGTTAAATGATTCAAGATCATAACTCTGAAACTTGAGAAAGTggtaatgaaaaatattattgccAAAGCCTGAGAAGTAGATAAAACATGCCACAACAAACACAGAACATCATATAGTTTCCGGTTTCCATTTTTCTAATCTTTATCCACTCTTAAACTCATCAGATTTTGGAAATCATAAAGTCTACAGGTGATTCCTCCTCCTCAACCAAAACTTTTCCTACacacttttcttttcttgaattcttcacTTACTTTAGGACAATAAATCAATATTTTCCCTCTTTGCTTAAAGATCTAAGATTGATGCCACTCTTTCACTTTTAAAAGAAACCTCCATCTAATCCACTAGtattttggattttatcatataaaaGGAAGAGGGAGCTAGCTTGCAGCAGTTtctaacttaaaaaaaaaaaaaaagtggctATCCAGCTCAATAAGCCAAATCATAATCCAACTGTCATTGTAAATATTAGTCAAAACCACAAACTACTAAAAAGCTAAATTTTCCACAACATATCCTGTTCCTTCTAATACTCGAATTCCCCCTCCTTGCAAGTCAAGATTTTGAGATGACCAGAGTATGATATATTCTTGCAGTATACTCCTTTCTACAATGGCCTACACATGAGGATAAAGGATTAATAACCAAAATCAACTACTTTGCTGGTGAATTCAATTGAGAGATCGAATTAACTTATCCTTGCGGATTGAAAGTATTAACCAAGCTATGGAAAAATGAAACAGTACTGAACAAATCAAGTTTGTGAAAAAAACTTAACACTCTCTCAATCTTATTTTAAGAGCCGTATCAAGAAGATATATATTGTTTCTAAATGGGCAGGAAAAAGGCACTGCAACGGGCTACAAACAACACTTTCATTCATGAGGATTGAGAAACTTCCAAACTACATGCAAAAAATGTCATCTTTTCATACTCCATCTTTCCAACTGGAtgctcttttatatatatatatatatatatatatatatatatagcatctGCTTGTTTTCTACTCAGTCTAAgttgaaaaggaaagaaagaaaattaaaataaagaaccaaaaaatgaaaaaagaagcaAGCTTTGCCTTCAGTACCAATTCAAATGGCTAAAATAAACTCTATCAAATAAAGCACGAACAAATGCTATAAATATAGCAAACAAAAGATTGTATAAGGAGAAAACTTTTCCCTTTAGTTACCAATCCAAATAGCAGAAATTaacacaattaataaaaaaaaaacctcaaattaTTAATGAACGAACGAGCATTCATAAACGAAAGAATGGCAGAAACGAAAGAGAAAAGCTTGGATTTTGAGTTGCCTTTCGGATGAGATGTGGTGAATCGATGAGGCAGCGTGCGCTCCAGAGCGGGTCATTGAGATCGGCGCCGTGCGATTCCAGCTCTGTAGCGAGGCCCCCGTCGATGACGGCGCATCCACCGGTGATCCGTAGGAGCTCTCGCATCAGAGAAGACGAATCTCCGGTCCCAAACCCCATGAAAAAAGTATAGaagtagagaagaagagaaggagaagagaggatgaggatgaggaatCGGAATGCCGGCAGGCAAACAGAGTGCCCATGGATGAGAAATTTATACTAAAAAGCCATGAACAATCTCTTTTGCTGGCAGACCGACGAAGTGCCACatctcatctatttttttttttatttttttattcttttaatattagtttccatttttttattttgatttttttatttacatatatttctctgttaaatttcaattttatctataaaaataatcatatagcCCTAGATGTAAAATAAATCAATGGCCTCTTAACTTCTTACTAATTTTATGCTTGCTCTACGTTCAACATATGTACTAAAGTATTAGCTTTATgtttatgtatgtattttattttcgtTAAATATGATACTTGCCGTCTATTTAtccaaaatattataataataataataataataataataacaccatttaaaattatcaagaaacaaagattatatatgaaaaattttaaggTTTTACTAACAAAGTTAGTACAAGAGTCACCAAATTATAAATggtttttgaaaaggtggataaacaaACTCGATTAATAAAAGCAGCGCATACATAGCACCAACCAGAAAACTTGGCGAACAAAAACCTCTCTTACCACAAGAAGTGATAtaagagaaacaaaacaaacaccctACGAGAATGAAAGATCATCCTCccaaactaaaacataaaaggACTACTCCATGCTCCGATCTGGTGCCTCCTCGGCCGTACTATCCCCCCTGTCCCTCTGGCTCCTTGACTCAAGGAACTCAAGGCTTCGTCTGACGGTAGCCATGGTATCTTCAAGTTTCGCCTTAGCTCCATCTGCAAGAGCATCGAACCACGACAGGAGCATACGATTAATACATAACAGAATGCAAGTAGCAGGCAAAATTTTATCATTGAAAATTCTATCATTGCGTGCAATCCAAATATTCCAGACTAACGCCTTGACCACTAAGTCCACTGCTACCCTACTGTTGGGCCGCACCCTCCACTCCCACCACACCCCAATCATTGAAATCGGAGGCTCTGGAACGCCCAGCAGCCTGCAAAAGTAGCCCCACACTTCCCTGGCAACAGGGCACTGAAGGAACAGATGATCTACAGATTCTGTATCCGCATGGCACATGACACAAGTTGCACTTGGGAGTTTGTTACATCGTCTTAATTCCAGGTTATCCATTGtcaaaatcttatttttccagaccaaccaattaaaaatgtttatcttCTTTGGGCATTTActtttccaaaagaattttGCAATTTCACACCTCACACCCCCATCAATAAGGAAGTTATAGAGTGACTTTACGGAGAAAGCCCCAGTTCCAGTAAGCGCCCATCTTTTTATGTCCTTCACATCATTCCCACTATTCCGCCACCTATctctaatttaaattaaatctgCATCCTCGCAGAAAAGATGCCCCTCAAGCAAGTGTGCCAAATCCTTGAAAGAAGCGTCTTGCTGTCCACACCCTCTGTACTGATCATGCCAAACATACATGGGTGCTCTGCCGCTGAGCCATCTATCTTTCCAGAAGAAAGTGTCCGCACCAGAATTAACTTCACTTAGGACACAACACTGTAAGATCGGGTACACGCTCAGGACCCCACGCCAGAAGAATGACATCCTTCCCCTCTTTTTAGTGAACAGATCCCCGCAACTGCTACCGTAATTAAACTGGATCACCTCAGCTCCTCCCTAATTACCGTCATTTGctaacttccaccaccacttccccaGCAGAGCCAGATTGAAGTGATGAAGATCGAGAATCCCCCAGCCACCTTGCTCCTTGGCCCGGCACAACGCTTTCCAGTTAATTAACCTACACCCGGGTTTATCAATGTCTGGCCCCGACCATAAAAAGTCCCTTCTTATCCGGTCAATGGCTTTAATCGCCCACGCAGGCAGACGGAAGATAAACATCCAATAAGTTGGAATCGCCGACAACACCGAGTTTAACAGGGTAATACGCCCACCAATGGAAAGATGTCTACTCTTCCAAGAAGTTAAGCGCTTACACACTTTAGCAATAAGACCTTCCCAATCCTGCTTGCGGGGCCTTCCTCCCGAGATTGGAATGCCCAAGTATGTAACCGGTAACAACCCTACATTACAGTTCAAAGTCCCCGCAGCTGCCTCCTCTGGGTGCACCCCTTTCCTTACCGAGTAAAGACACGTCTTAGAGAAGTTCACCTGGAGGCCGGACATACCTTCGAACAGGAATAAAATTAGTTTGATGATTCTGAGATCCTCCAAACTACCTGAAGTGAAAATCAATAGGTCGTCCGCATAATGAAGGTTGCACTTATTATGAAAATTACCCAGCAGCACCCCCACCAAAACCCTAGATGCTAGGGCATGTTCAAAAATTGTGCTAAGTACATCAGTAACCAAGATGAAAAGTAATGGAGATAAAGGATCCCCTTGCGGCAGACCCCAACGGTAACGGATATAACCATTCGGAGCCCCATTAACCAGCACATTAGCTTTAGTAGAGGAGAGGATGCTCTCAATCCATCCCATCCACCTGCTACCAAAGCCCCGAGCTTTGAGCAGGTCCAATAAGAATTCCCAGTCCACCATGTCAAAAGCCTTCGCGAAATCCACTTTCAAGATGTACCCCGGAAGTCTTCTGTTATTCATGCTAAAATCAGCTCCTTAGCCATCACCACGTTGTCCAGAATGCATCTCCCCTTCAGAAATGCAGATTGGGAATTGTCTACTAAATCGTCCATCACCTTACTGAGCCTAGTAGCCAGAATTTTGGAAACAATTTTAAGAGATGAATTAATAAGACTGATGGGTCTATAGTCTCCCGGGGATTCTGGTGACACCACCTTGGGGATGAGCACAATGTTCGCCTAGTTAATCCTTTCTAAATTAGCTCTTCCAAAATAGAAATCCTCACAGAGCTTGAAAATGTCGTCCTTGACCGTCTCCCAGAATTTGTTGAAGAAGTGGATCGAGAATCCATCCGGTCCAGGGGATTTATCCCCCCTAGACTGAAGACTGCTTCCTTAACCTCAATCATTGTAAAAGGCCTATCCAGCTCAGTCAGATCCACATGTCTCTTGTTTGCTAGGAGCTTAGACAAGTCCACCTTGAGTCTCCATGTCCGCTTGCTTCCAAATTGTTGTTGAAACCGATTAACAAACATCCTTCCCACCGCTTTTAGGTCCGAGATGAGCCTACCCTCATGAAAGAAACCCGGGATAAGGTTCCGACATTTCCTCCCATTCGCCATTGAGTGGAAAAATTTAGTGTTCTCGTCACCTTCCTGCAGCCACTGAAGCCTCGACCTTTGCTGCCAGTAAATTTCCTCTTGCTTGCGAATATCTTCTAACGATTTCAAAAGGTGGAGCTCCTGAGCAAGCTCACCCGGTGACAATTTCCTAGCCTCCTTAAGGACATCTAACTTCTCCACCTCATGTAGAAGGTTAAGCTTCTTTAACTTGATAGACCCAAAACAAACTTTGGCCCATCTCCTTAGCCGCTCCCTGAGTCCAGCAAGTTTCTTGGCAACCACAAAAGCACCACAGCCTTCAGGAGTCATCTCCATCCACCATTGTTGCACAAGGTGCATAAAACCCTCCGCCGTAAACCACACTAGCTCGAACCTAAAGTTTCTAGGAATAGACCAGTGTCCCCCCACTTCGAGCCGAATGGGAACA comes from Dioscorea cayenensis subsp. rotundata cultivar TDr96_F1 chromosome 15, TDr96_F1_v2_PseudoChromosome.rev07_lg8_w22 25.fasta, whole genome shotgun sequence and encodes:
- the LOC120277508 gene encoding homocysteine S-methyltransferase 2, whose protein sequence is MGFGTGDSSSLMRELLRITGGCAVIDGGLATELESHGADLNDPLWSARCLIDSPHLIRKVHLDYLEAGANIIISASYQATIQGFESRGFSTHESEALLHRSVEIACEAREIFLKGYSKGSCDANENKLTSMKQPILVAASIGSYGAYLADGSEYSGDYGEAITKENLKDFHRRRFQVLAESGADLIVFETIPNKMEAQAYAELLEESNINIPAWFSFNSKDGVCTVSGDSIIECASIADSCNKVVAVGINCTPPRFIHGLILLIRKVTQKPILIYPNSGETYDASKKEWVASTGVSDEGFVSYIKKWQEAGASLIGGCCRTTPDTIRAISRTLFQEHSTPETSIA